One part of the Halopenitus persicus genome encodes these proteins:
- a CDS encoding ATP-binding protein, with product MTRNNLNPIKTDDQPTSHVRVGASKVGADADLVEVIHNDRSAYFRVETEDDQIVSNIGNKAYINANVEHLFGGIDFSGGDKFVVDGSASLASIPAADSATVHPKTVAPDVLEEHLRSEEYLLHRIEEVAEVRGSLVRFTVTEAEPGAYSTLRVTEDTDLEFVDEPAEPPRQPTGAGQRGGPGGGSGRRGGAGGGPGAGGPGGRGAPGGEGRPDDGATVSIEPTVPNVSFEEDVAGLESVKETARMLLALFDTEIRERIVEMYGDEFAERGGSMLLYGPPGCGKTHVSEAIAYEAKHETGIEDQYGEVVFLEIRGSDIQSKYAGEAEKNVSAVFDQAHRIAQEEGFAVLFFDEIETLIPDRSDDNLQRHERALTNAFLQEMNDVEDNLLVIGATNMPFTIDPAATRRFPIQQFIEQPDERVMSEVWRKQLGSLPNTDSIDFERLGEASVGYTPAEVADRILGSDLQRELIRSVIDGEPQEVTTEYLLDRLEGTEPKTVRQYVSSVREQLDDLEGYPEMRDYVHEQADEHGIDLQGGPGGPGGNALSSLLADQEDGTGEGGSDGDAGSDGGGSDGGTGAGEGRRGGGSGSNAGETSAGETPMSGDGSAANDGPAEQASEGAIGNAEPVDRGDR from the coding sequence ATGACACGGAACAACCTCAACCCGATCAAGACCGACGACCAACCGACCTCACACGTCCGCGTCGGGGCGAGCAAGGTCGGCGCCGACGCCGACCTCGTCGAGGTCATCCACAACGACCGGAGCGCGTACTTCCGGGTCGAGACCGAGGACGACCAGATCGTGAGCAACATCGGGAACAAAGCCTACATCAACGCCAACGTCGAGCATCTCTTCGGCGGGATCGACTTCTCGGGGGGCGACAAGTTCGTCGTCGACGGGAGCGCGAGCCTGGCGTCGATCCCCGCGGCCGACTCGGCGACCGTCCACCCGAAGACGGTCGCGCCGGACGTCCTCGAGGAACACCTCCGGTCGGAGGAGTACCTGCTTCACCGGATCGAGGAGGTCGCGGAGGTCCGGGGGTCGCTCGTCCGCTTTACCGTCACCGAGGCCGAGCCGGGCGCCTACTCGACGCTCCGCGTGACCGAAGATACCGACCTGGAGTTCGTCGACGAGCCCGCGGAGCCGCCACGACAGCCGACGGGAGCCGGCCAGCGCGGCGGTCCCGGTGGCGGCTCCGGCCGACGCGGCGGCGCCGGGGGCGGTCCGGGCGCCGGCGGACCCGGGGGACGAGGCGCTCCCGGCGGCGAGGGACGACCGGACGACGGAGCGACCGTCTCGATCGAGCCGACGGTCCCGAACGTGAGCTTCGAGGAGGACGTCGCCGGGCTGGAGTCGGTCAAGGAGACGGCGCGGATGCTGCTGGCCCTCTTCGACACCGAGATCCGCGAGCGGATCGTCGAGATGTACGGCGACGAGTTCGCCGAGCGGGGCGGGAGCATGCTGTTGTACGGCCCGCCGGGCTGCGGCAAGACGCACGTCTCGGAGGCGATCGCCTACGAGGCGAAACACGAGACCGGGATCGAGGACCAGTACGGCGAGGTGGTCTTCCTGGAGATCCGCGGCAGCGACATCCAGTCGAAGTACGCCGGCGAGGCCGAAAAGAACGTGAGCGCCGTCTTCGACCAGGCCCACCGGATCGCCCAGGAGGAGGGGTTCGCCGTCCTCTTCTTCGACGAGATCGAGACGCTCATCCCGGACCGGAGCGACGACAACCTCCAGCGGCACGAGCGGGCGCTGACGAACGCGTTCCTCCAGGAGATGAACGACGTGGAGGACAACCTGCTCGTGATCGGCGCGACGAACATGCCCTTCACGATCGACCCGGCCGCGACCCGGCGGTTCCCGATCCAGCAGTTCATCGAACAGCCCGACGAACGGGTGATGTCGGAGGTCTGGCGCAAGCAGCTGGGCTCCCTGCCGAACACCGACAGCATCGACTTCGAGCGGCTCGGCGAGGCGTCGGTCGGCTACACGCCGGCGGAGGTTGCCGACCGCATCCTGGGCAGCGACCTCCAGCGCGAGCTCATCCGGAGCGTGATCGACGGCGAGCCACAGGAAGTGACCACGGAGTACCTGCTCGACCGGCTCGAGGGGACCGAGCCGAAGACGGTCAGACAGTACGTCTCGAGCGTCCGCGAGCAGCTGGACGACCTCGAGGGCTACCCGGAGATGCGCGATTACGTCCACGAACAGGCCGACGAGCACGGGATCGATCTCCAGGGAGGACCCGGCGGTCCCGGGGGCAACGCGCTCTCCTCGCTGCTCGCCGACCAGGAGGACGGAACCGGCGAGGGTGGATCGGATGGGGACGCGGGCTCCGATGGAGGCGGATCGGATGGCGGAACGGGTGCCGGCGAGGGCCGACGAGGTGGCGGTTCGGGATCCAACGCCGGGGAAACGAGCGCAGGCGAGACCCCCATGTCCGGGGATGGATCGGCCGCCAACGATGGACCGGCCGAGCAAGCGAGCGAGGGAGCCATCGGGAACGCGGAACCGGTCGACCGGGGTGACCGGTGA
- a CDS encoding outer membrane protein assembly factor BamB family protein → MPAGSAEYVRTSSFEVGELDAWAVSADRVCILANGTEVYVVGEERDQITLPSAAESVALSDHLYAVTDDGVDAYSLSGTRLWRVSIPDAVRVAAPGESGFAVVLTADDELVGLDATSGQERFRVDRPHSDVSATPAVVCTDDALVLAAWSFLSVLGPTGESRLQKRVDGAISDLGVVGDTIVCVMKDARCVGIDVETGDRKWSHDWQVDRIDPFGREEIILRAEGEIRSIDADGEWTTLELDDGLPVTAAGGEPVCVIVDTVANVYRRLSEEWTLDATVLSESLTAAADAIHAELHNVGDTAAAATIAIDLVGARCSDPSHEVTLLEDESERLRFPLASIDDEVVEATITADGEPIVEERLRVTGGNDSIDVTVTPTRLTPEGLRVSVTLANTTGVPVENVRINPMNERVDRIDPNDETTLTLEAPADGTLTISDANSIRRTIDVPRPEDPLAAECEFGDDVAVVRVRNDSRATVVDELTIDGEALATSVTRTFEGGPGSVLELVSPPLEAGATTVSVTGHFLDHESEIEVPESAVVSAGGKAHAPSATASSGGAVGNGGSVGGAPNSDAAAPGSGELELERRIDPLPPVVGDLCLEHVDVENVGHGPEAVTVSTPDAAPVTETIRPGEFRTFTRLHSFTGVGEDVVPPVTVESGGVERTAGKLDTDPDVPELYCRGLLLPDRDGYVLEVTAVNTAESRLRVRDLALDVYEFRDPPEEIHVPPHESVTSTYPVEGPDPSSVGGYDGLRYVADGSVAPARELEVLVEAPTGGADGLDTLAVTVDPETAIDADGGTVAIALENGGGSTVTDLSIAARGEQVRTILYDEDVVPELAPGETHVHYVDAEGVEGGLDVAVDVDGTVGGVDHEETFFIVGSPESVSIDRETERSGPDHSPRVSTGFSVE, encoded by the coding sequence ATGCCGGCCGGGTCGGCCGAGTACGTTCGGACGTCCTCCTTCGAGGTGGGCGAGCTGGACGCGTGGGCGGTCTCGGCGGATCGCGTCTGCATCCTGGCCAACGGGACGGAGGTGTACGTCGTCGGCGAGGAACGCGACCAGATAACCCTGCCGTCGGCCGCCGAAAGCGTCGCGTTGAGCGACCACCTCTACGCGGTCACTGACGACGGGGTCGACGCCTACAGCCTCTCCGGGACGCGGCTCTGGCGCGTGTCGATCCCGGATGCGGTCCGCGTGGCCGCCCCGGGCGAGAGCGGCTTCGCGGTCGTGTTGACCGCGGACGACGAGCTGGTCGGGCTCGACGCGACCAGCGGCCAGGAGCGGTTCCGCGTCGACCGGCCGCACTCGGACGTCTCGGCGACGCCGGCGGTCGTCTGTACCGACGACGCCCTCGTGTTGGCGGCGTGGTCGTTCCTGTCGGTGCTCGGGCCGACCGGCGAGAGCCGGCTCCAGAAACGCGTCGACGGGGCGATAAGCGATCTCGGCGTGGTCGGGGACACGATCGTCTGCGTGATGAAGGACGCACGCTGCGTCGGGATCGACGTCGAAACCGGCGACCGGAAGTGGAGCCACGACTGGCAGGTCGACCGGATCGACCCCTTCGGCCGCGAGGAGATCATCCTTCGGGCGGAGGGGGAGATCCGGTCGATCGACGCCGACGGCGAGTGGACGACCCTCGAGCTCGACGACGGCCTGCCGGTCACCGCCGCCGGCGGCGAGCCGGTCTGCGTGATCGTCGACACGGTCGCGAACGTCTACCGCCGCCTCTCGGAGGAGTGGACGCTGGATGCGACGGTGCTCTCGGAGTCGCTGACCGCCGCCGCCGACGCGATCCACGCGGAGCTGCACAACGTCGGCGACACCGCGGCCGCCGCAACGATCGCGATCGACCTGGTCGGGGCACGGTGTTCGGACCCGAGCCACGAGGTGACGCTGCTCGAGGACGAGTCCGAGCGCCTCCGGTTCCCGCTGGCGTCGATCGACGACGAGGTCGTCGAGGCCACGATCACGGCCGATGGCGAGCCGATCGTCGAGGAGCGGCTCCGGGTCACGGGTGGGAACGACTCGATCGACGTGACCGTCACGCCGACGCGGCTGACCCCGGAGGGGCTCCGCGTGTCGGTGACGCTCGCGAACACGACCGGCGTCCCCGTCGAGAACGTCCGGATCAACCCGATGAACGAGCGCGTCGACCGGATCGACCCCAACGACGAGACGACGCTTACCCTCGAGGCGCCGGCCGACGGCACGCTGACGATCTCCGACGCCAACAGCATCCGCCGCACGATCGACGTCCCGCGGCCGGAGGATCCCCTCGCCGCCGAGTGCGAGTTCGGCGACGACGTGGCCGTCGTCCGGGTGCGAAACGACTCAAGGGCGACCGTCGTCGACGAGCTGACGATCGATGGCGAGGCGCTCGCGACGTCGGTTACCCGGACGTTCGAGGGCGGCCCGGGCAGCGTCCTCGAGCTGGTCTCGCCGCCCCTCGAGGCGGGAGCCACCACGGTCTCGGTGACCGGCCACTTCCTCGACCACGAATCCGAGATCGAGGTTCCGGAGTCGGCCGTCGTGAGCGCCGGCGGGAAGGCTCACGCTCCGTCCGCGACCGCGTCCAGCGGCGGAGCGGTCGGCAACGGCGGGTCGGTCGGCGGCGCTCCGAACAGCGACGCCGCGGCGCCCGGCAGCGGCGAGCTCGAATTGGAGCGCCGGATCGATCCCCTGCCGCCGGTCGTGGGCGACCTCTGCCTCGAGCACGTCGACGTCGAGAACGTCGGCCACGGCCCCGAGGCGGTGACCGTGAGCACGCCCGACGCCGCGCCGGTCACCGAGACGATCCGGCCGGGGGAGTTCCGCACGTTCACCCGGCTCCACTCCTTCACCGGCGTCGGCGAGGACGTCGTCCCGCCGGTGACCGTCGAGAGCGGCGGCGTCGAACGGACGGCGGGCAAGCTCGACACCGATCCCGACGTCCCCGAACTGTACTGTCGGGGACTTCTGCTTCCCGACCGCGACGGATACGTCCTCGAGGTGACCGCGGTCAACACGGCCGAGAGCCGGCTCCGCGTGCGCGACCTCGCGCTCGACGTCTACGAGTTCCGCGACCCCCCCGAAGAGATTCACGTCCCGCCCCACGAGTCGGTGACGTCGACATACCCGGTGGAGGGGCCGGATCCAAGCAGCGTCGGCGGCTACGACGGCCTCCGATACGTCGCCGACGGCTCGGTCGCACCCGCCCGCGAGCTGGAGGTGCTCGTCGAGGCTCCCACGGGGGGTGCGGACGGACTCGACACGCTGGCCGTCACGGTCGACCCGGAGACGGCGATCGACGCCGACGGCGGGACGGTGGCGATCGCCCTCGAGAACGGCGGCGGGTCGACGGTGACCGACCTGTCGATCGCCGCCCGCGGGGAGCAGGTTCGGACGATCCTCTACGACGAGGACGTCGTCCCGGAGCTTGCGCCCGGCGAGACCCACGTTCACTACGTCGACGCCGAGGGCGTCGAGGGCGGCCTCGACGTCGCGGTGGACGTCGACGGAACCGTCGGGGGTGTCGACCACGAGGAGACGTTTTTCATCGTCGGGTCGCCGGAGTCGGTCTCGATCGACCGCGAGACGGAGCGGAGCGGCCCGGACCACTCCCCGCGCGTCTCAACCGGCTTCTCGGTCGAGTGA
- a CDS encoding DUF368 domain-containing protein produces MVDAPEAVVPEWLGVYLRGVAMGCADAVPGVSGGTIALITGIYERLIAAVTAVDPRRVRRVLVGIRPKNLPDARAAFLEMDGPFLLVLGAGIGTAIVTVLRVVEHLLEAAPVVTFGFFFGLIAASAVVLRHEVDLSTPGRKAAAVAGFVVAFLVSGYAAGALGDGLAVVFLAGALAVSAMVMPGVSGSLVLVILGQYERMTDALSTFIDAVLGAVSGGSPDALLAAAPPVIVFCGGGVVGLFTVAHAVRRALATYRAATVAFLVSLIVGALRAPLVEVGRVLADTGSSWGAAAPRFGLAAVGGAAAVLLLDRYAGAIEY; encoded by the coding sequence ATGGTCGACGCCCCTGAGGCGGTCGTCCCCGAGTGGCTCGGCGTCTATCTGCGCGGAGTCGCGATGGGATGTGCCGACGCGGTCCCCGGCGTCTCCGGCGGGACGATCGCGCTGATCACGGGGATATACGAGCGTCTCATCGCGGCGGTGACCGCTGTCGACCCCCGGCGCGTCCGGCGCGTCCTCGTCGGTATCCGCCCCAAAAACCTGCCCGACGCCCGCGCGGCGTTCCTCGAGATGGACGGCCCGTTCCTCCTCGTGCTCGGGGCGGGCATCGGAACCGCGATCGTGACCGTCCTGCGCGTCGTCGAGCACCTGCTCGAGGCCGCACCGGTCGTCACCTTCGGCTTCTTCTTCGGGCTGATCGCCGCCTCCGCGGTCGTCCTCCGACACGAGGTCGACCTGTCGACGCCGGGCCGGAAGGCCGCCGCGGTCGCCGGCTTCGTCGTGGCCTTCCTCGTCTCGGGGTACGCCGCGGGCGCGCTCGGCGACGGGCTCGCGGTCGTCTTCCTTGCCGGCGCCCTCGCGGTGAGCGCGATGGTGATGCCCGGCGTCTCCGGGTCGCTCGTGCTCGTCATTCTCGGCCAATACGAGCGAATGACCGACGCCCTCTCGACGTTCATCGACGCCGTCCTCGGCGCGGTTTCGGGCGGGAGCCCGGACGCGCTGCTCGCGGCGGCGCCGCCCGTGATCGTCTTCTGCGGCGGCGGGGTCGTCGGCCTCTTCACGGTCGCGCATGCAGTGCGCCGCGCGCTCGCGACCTACCGGGCGGCGACCGTCGCCTTCCTCGTGAGCCTCATCGTCGGCGCGTTGCGCGCGCCGCTGGTCGAGGTGGGGCGCGTCCTCGCGGACACGGGGTCCTCGTGGGGTGCCGCCGCGCCGCGGTTCGGCCTCGCGGCGGTCGGCGGCGCGGCGGCCGTCCTTCTGTTGGACCGGTACGCCGGCGCCATCGAGTACTGA
- a CDS encoding oligosaccharyl transferase, archaeosortase A system-associated — protein sequence MSDQTDSDGLGDSSVLDLFERWYHVPAIVVVLAVMLYSRLRAYDNFIVDGQTYFRGNDAWYHFRETSYLLEHWPSTLSYEVWSGFPYGVDAGHFGTLWDHLIAIFAIVSSPITGGGEEGLMQAMLVIAPIVGTAVAIPVYFIARRFVDRLSAVVAVAVLGLLPGTFFSQTLVGFPDHHAGEVFFSTLAVLAFFVALGVAERDKPVWELVVDQDWEALKRPVGVAAAAGLAIALYMATWQPGVMLVGFTGIFLVIKITSDVVHGDSPEPIAFVGTVSMAAAGLLMVVPLDSLSFETTAYSLLQVVLPLGAAAGSAFLAFLARQWNARDIDPRAYPAAVGGLIAASIGVLAVAVPAAWNTIATNLLRTIAFSTAAATRTISEAQPPLMQSDFAPFVLSQYGFAFFFALIAILVVLARPLIRSDDTRETGYVVAAAAVIGSVYVIPGVYDAIGGLVGLSWQVVGLALATAFLVGATYLARYDAEELYFVVWGLFILSMAFTQGRFNYYLAVVVAVGAGYGFQLVLGALDVRGKSVLEAADSVQGWQVMILGAVVLVLFAPLVAMVTPVWAAGANTGPGSVVEWDESLQWMNEETPHPGELEGHDNALEYQGTYERPADGDFEYPEGAYGVQSWWDYGHWITTRAHRIPNANPFQQNARRAANFLLAPSEERAQSVLADQSTEGEHTRYVMVDWQMVHPSSKFTAPVTFYDDGNATQRDFLGAIYRPTQQGGFRVATQTREQRYYESLMVRLYEYHGSAKEPEPIVLNWDETPVEAADGSRTTIRTVPQAEGEPVAQAFGSMAEAESFVENRSGTAQIGGIGSMPLERVEALEHYRLVHATESNASQAFNTQLRTTRANWVKTFEKVPGATIEGSGAEPGQEVEAAVEMTYPHSNETFIYRQFAIADENGEFSFHVPYSTTGYDEYGPENGYTNVSVRATGPYQVGTAPTASNGSLTYNTGTVTVTEGQVVGENDSAATVELEEESLLGGDDGNATDNDTASDDSTATDGSNTTDGGSTNSTGDGTTDDGTTNAIAPAVIATGADPATAVSGTATP from the coding sequence ATGAGCGATCAGACCGATTCCGACGGTCTCGGGGATTCCTCCGTCCTCGATCTCTTCGAGCGGTGGTATCACGTCCCCGCGATCGTCGTCGTCCTCGCAGTGATGTTGTACTCGCGCCTCCGCGCGTACGACAACTTCATCGTCGACGGCCAAACCTACTTCCGCGGCAACGACGCCTGGTACCACTTCCGCGAGACGTCCTATCTCCTCGAGCACTGGCCGAGCACGCTTTCCTACGAAGTCTGGTCTGGCTTCCCCTACGGGGTCGACGCGGGCCACTTCGGAACCCTCTGGGACCATCTCATCGCCATCTTCGCGATCGTCTCCTCGCCGATAACCGGCGGCGGCGAGGAGGGACTGATGCAGGCGATGCTCGTGATCGCGCCGATCGTCGGGACCGCGGTCGCGATCCCGGTGTACTTCATCGCTCGGCGGTTCGTCGACCGACTCTCGGCGGTCGTGGCCGTCGCCGTCCTCGGACTGCTTCCCGGGACCTTCTTCAGCCAGACGCTGGTGGGCTTCCCGGACCACCATGCGGGCGAGGTTTTCTTCTCCACGCTCGCGGTCCTCGCGTTCTTCGTCGCGCTCGGGGTTGCCGAACGAGATAAACCCGTCTGGGAGCTCGTCGTCGATCAGGACTGGGAGGCACTCAAACGCCCGGTTGGGGTTGCCGCCGCCGCCGGCCTCGCGATCGCCTTATATATGGCCACCTGGCAGCCCGGCGTGATGCTCGTCGGGTTCACCGGGATCTTCCTCGTGATCAAGATCACGAGCGACGTGGTCCACGGCGACAGCCCCGAGCCGATCGCGTTCGTCGGGACCGTCTCGATGGCCGCCGCTGGCCTCCTGATGGTGGTTCCGCTCGATAGCCTGTCCTTCGAGACGACCGCTTACTCGCTCCTGCAGGTCGTCCTCCCGCTCGGCGCCGCCGCCGGCAGCGCGTTTCTGGCGTTCCTCGCACGGCAGTGGAACGCCCGCGACATCGACCCGCGTGCCTATCCCGCCGCCGTCGGCGGACTGATCGCCGCCTCGATCGGCGTCCTCGCGGTGGCGGTTCCCGCGGCGTGGAACACCATCGCCACGAACCTCCTTCGAACGATCGCCTTCTCCACCGCGGCAGCCACGCGCACAATCAGCGAGGCGCAGCCGCCCCTGATGCAGTCGGACTTTGCGCCCTTCGTCCTCTCGCAGTACGGCTTCGCGTTCTTCTTCGCGCTGATCGCGATCCTCGTGGTCCTCGCGCGCCCCCTGATCCGCAGCGACGACACCCGGGAGACGGGCTACGTCGTCGCCGCGGCGGCCGTGATCGGCAGCGTCTACGTGATTCCGGGCGTCTACGACGCGATCGGCGGCCTCGTCGGGCTCTCCTGGCAGGTCGTCGGCCTGGCGCTGGCCACGGCGTTCCTCGTGGGCGCGACCTACCTCGCGCGCTACGACGCCGAGGAGCTCTACTTCGTCGTCTGGGGGCTGTTCATCCTCTCGATGGCGTTCACGCAGGGCCGGTTCAACTACTACCTCGCGGTCGTCGTCGCGGTCGGCGCCGGCTACGGCTTCCAGCTCGTGCTCGGCGCGCTCGACGTGCGCGGAAAGTCGGTGCTCGAGGCCGCCGACTCCGTGCAGGGCTGGCAGGTGATGATCCTCGGGGCGGTCGTGCTCGTGCTGTTCGCGCCGCTCGTCGCGATGGTCACCCCGGTGTGGGCCGCCGGCGCGAACACCGGCCCCGGCAGCGTCGTCGAGTGGGACGAGAGCCTCCAGTGGATGAACGAGGAGACGCCCCATCCGGGCGAGCTCGAGGGCCACGACAACGCGCTGGAGTACCAGGGCACCTACGAGCGCCCCGCGGACGGCGACTTCGAGTACCCCGAGGGCGCCTACGGCGTGCAGTCGTGGTGGGACTACGGCCACTGGATAACCACCAGAGCTCATCGGATCCCCAACGCGAACCCGTTCCAGCAGAACGCCCGCCGGGCCGCGAACTTCCTGCTCGCGCCCAGCGAGGAGCGCGCACAGAGCGTCCTCGCGGACCAGAGCACCGAGGGCGAGCACACCCGCTACGTGATGGTCGACTGGCAGATGGTTCACCCGAGCTCGAAGTTCACCGCGCCCGTCACCTTCTACGACGACGGGAACGCGACCCAGCGCGACTTCCTCGGCGCCATCTACCGGCCGACACAGCAGGGCGGGTTCCGCGTCGCCACACAGACGCGCGAGCAGCGCTACTACGAGAGCCTGATGGTCCGGCTCTACGAGTACCACGGCAGCGCCAAAGAGCCCGAGCCGATCGTGCTCAACTGGGACGAGACGCCCGTCGAGGCCGCCGACGGTTCCCGGACCACGATCCGGACGGTCCCGCAGGCCGAGGGTGAACCGGTTGCCCAGGCATTCGGGTCCATGGCGGAGGCGGAGTCGTTCGTCGAGAACCGGAGCGGCACCGCGCAGATCGGCGGCATCGGATCGATGCCGCTCGAGCGCGTCGAGGCCCTCGAACACTACCGGCTGGTCCACGCGACCGAGTCGAACGCCAGCCAGGCCTTCAACACGCAGCTGCGTACCACCCGGGCCAACTGGGTGAAGACCTTCGAGAAGGTCCCCGGCGCGACAATCGAGGGCTCCGGCGCCGAGCCCGGCCAGGAGGTCGAGGCGGCCGTCGAGATGACCTATCCGCACTCCAACGAGACGTTCATCTACCGGCAGTTCGCCATCGCCGACGAGAACGGCGAGTTCTCGTTCCACGTCCCCTACTCGACCACCGGCTACGACGAGTACGGCCCCGAGAACGGCTACACCAACGTGAGCGTCCGCGCGACCGGCCCCTACCAGGTCGGCACCGCGCCGACCGCGAGCAACGGCAGCCTCACCTACAACACCGGCACCGTGACCGTCACCGAGGGCCAGGTCGTCGGCGAGAACGACTCGGCCGCGACGGTCGAACTCGAGGAGGAGTCGCTCCTCGGCGGCGACGACGGGAACGCCACCGACAACGACACCGCGTCGGACGACTCGACCGCCACCGACGGGTCGAACACGACCGACGGCGGTTCCACGAACTCGACCGGCGACGGCACGACCGACGATGGAACCACGAACGCGATCGCTCCGGCGGTCATCGCGACCGGCGCGGATCCGGCCACGGCCGTTTCCGGCACAGCTACTCCCTAA